AGCATAAAATTTTAGAAGTCCACTACAGCGAAGTGGAAAAGTCAGCGTCAAGATCAGCCGAGCGTGAAGAAAGTGGTGAAATTAACCGAATGGAGCAATAGCGTGCACTCAGTGTGGATCGTTGAGCAACAAAAAAGTGCAGATGTCCGAACCGGAAAATTGATCGAATCGACTAGAAAGAAGGGAAAATTTGACAAAATGGTGTCTCTCTACATTGCGTCACTGTTATTCGCATGAACGCTTGCATTAATCATGACAGGAGTTCCACCGGGTATTTTTTAAAGAAACTCATGGGATAGCCTTTAGATAGGAGCACACTAGACTAGTTGGACATGTTACTAGTCTCATCCAATAATGCGACATGGAAGTCGCATTATTAAACGACGAACCGAAATGAACAATTTTTTCTTCGCCAAGTAGCAAGCGGAAATGCCAACGCCGTACACTGTGACAGAGTGTGCAATGCGCGCGttggggaagaagaagaagtattcgTTTCGGCAGGTCCGCACAGCTAGCCCTCGTGAGGAATcctttcttccgagactgtccaGGACTACTAAACCAGAAGAGCAAGACCTCAGAACCAGGCGATGGACATCTTTCTCCCCCACCGACTCGCGGGCGCCGATCTCCGAACAAGCGAGTCGTTTGACTGCCAGGAAGCTTTTGGTTACGCCCCTTTCCAGAGGAGGATGCTCTTTCTCATTCTTTTCGGACTCTTCTCGGCTCATTGCCAAACCGTGATGATTTCCCACGTCACCGATGACGTCGACCATTGGTGCAAGCCACAAGCCGGTTTCAACATCTCTGCAGCCGATTGGAAGAATATTGCCATACCGATCGAGGCCGATGGACGCTTCAGCCGCCGCCGCATTTACGAACGCTGCATGCCACCCGCTGAACACGGCGATTCCGCTGAGCATCGCAACATCGGCGCTATTCTAACCGGGGCCGACGAGTGGTACAACCGATGTGTACAGGACACCAGCGACACACGCGTCGTGCCCTGTGAAGAGTGGGACTACGACGTTAGGACGCCCGAGGCAAGTGCGGTGAGCTCTTGGAACATGGTGTGCGACCAACGTTTGCTTCCAGCCACCCTTGTCGCCCTGCACAACGCCGGCGCCGTTGTTTCCCTTATACTGGCCGGAGCATTCGTAGACTACGTCGGCAGGAGAGTCATACTACTGTACTCCGCCGCAGCGGTAATGACCTGCATGGTGTGCACCTTCGCGGCGACAAATTACGTGCGCTACGCTGCGGTGCGCTTCCTTGCAGGGGCCAGTGTCGCGGTACACACGATTTTTACCTGCCTCATACCGTTCGAGGTGATGACGCACGCGCACAGGCCGCAGCAAGTGCTCCTCGTGGCGGCTCTGGGCCTGGCGTTATGTGAGGTTTGGAGTGTCATCATCAAACCCATGGTCATCGACTGGCGTCTGAAGCAGGTCATGTTCCTGGCCCCGACGGCTCTCCTGCTCCCGGCTTTGTCTACCGCCCGAGAGTCGCCTCGTTGGCTCGTCGCGAAAGGAAGACTGGACGCGGCCGAAGCAGTCATGATGCAGGCTGCCGAAACCAACAATACCCCGCTTTCTGTCACTGCCTGTCTCGTGGAGAAACTGAGAGAACAGATGAAGAACCATGCAAGTCGCGATGGTTCGGACACGGAAGACTTGGTCGACTATCGCTCCCTCCGGCGTCGAGCGTTAGCTATGTTTGCCGTTTGCTTCTCCATATCTTTTGTTTTCTACCTCGATGTCTTCTCGACAGCGCAGTATAACGAATTTTGGATCCCATGCCTCACGGTTGTCGTCACACTCACAACATACGCGGGGATGCACTTCCTGATGACCGGCGTCGCACTCGTCAGAGTGCTCAGCGTGTGCTTCCTGTTGACGGGCGCCATTCAATGCGCGCTGAGTGTGGCGGTCGGTACTGGATACGTCATGATCAGCAAGACCTTACTCGTCCTGTCCAAGGGCATCTCTAACGTAATCCTTGTACACTGTTTCACCTACGTCCTGGAACTCTTTCCATCCGCAGTGCGCGCCGGTGTCGCCTGCTGGGCATTCGCCTTCGGGCGTGTCGCGGCCATGTGCGCGACAATGACCCTCATCCTGAAGCCAGCTGGACACGAAGACCTGGTGTTCGCCGTTGCGGGACTTTTCCTCTTCGTCTCCTTGCTCGTCATCCGGCTCCTTCCACGGACGACAGTGGTGGAAGAAGCACGAATCGTGTCCAGACACTCTTCATACTTCACCAGGATGTCCATGAATTACATGAAACTAACCCTCGTACAGAGGATATTACGCAATAAGTCCAAGACCGGAAGCGTGGAGAGCTCGAAGTCATCCAGCAAGAAGAGCGGGAAAAGTGGTGGCAGCAAAAGTCCTGGAAGTTTTAATGTGTCTCGTCGATTTCGAACCGAGGAAATCATGGAATGAAGCCACCGGAAGCTTAGCATGAAATGACTGAGCGCGATGTCCTGTTGGCGACATCAAAAAGTCGCTTCTTGAGTTCGTATCTGCTACATTAACGATTTTAAATGTTCATTTGCACTCAGCCCAAAGAAAAGCACAAACTTATGTTCTAACTTCCTATCTGTTTTGACGGTACAGAGTATTTCTGTGTGTTTCGTGAGCGTTCGTTTTT
The nucleotide sequence above comes from Dermacentor andersoni chromosome 10, qqDerAnde1_hic_scaffold, whole genome shotgun sequence. Encoded proteins:
- the LOC126543614 gene encoding solute carrier family 22 member 13-like, with protein sequence MISHVTDDVDHWCKPQAGFNISAADWKNIAIPIEADGRFSRRRIYERCMPPAEHGDSAEHRNIGAILTGADEWYNRCVQDTSDTRVVPCEEWDYDVRTPEASAVSSWNMVCDQRLLPATLVALHNAGAVVSLILAGAFVDYVGRRVILLYSAAAVMTCMVCTFAATNYVRYAAVRFLAGASVAVHTIFTCLIPFEVMTHAHRPQQVLLVAALGLALCEVWSVIIKPMVIDWRLKQVMFLAPTALLLPALSTARESPRWLVAKGRLDAAEAVMMQAAETNNTPLSVTACLVEKLREQMKNHASRDGSDTEDLVDYRSLRRRALAMFAVCFSISFVFYLDVFSTAQYNEFWIPCLTVVVTLTTYAGMHFLMTGVALVRVLSVCFLLTGAIQCALSVAVGTGYVMISKTLLVLSKGISNVILVHCFTYVLELFPSAVRAGVACWAFAFGRVAAMCATMTLILKPAGHEDLVFAVAGLFLFVSLLVIRLLPRTTVVEEARIVSRHSSYFTRMSMNYMKLTLVQRILRNKSKTGSVESSKSSSKKSGKSGGSKSPGSFNVSRRFRTEEIME